The segment ATCGTATATCTCATTTCCAAGCTGGGATTTCCTTAATTCAGCTGCTTCTCTTTTACCCCGGTTATCTGCCCAGGTAATAGCATAACCCAACGGGGCACCATGCTTATCAATGGGTAAAACACTATGCATGGACGCACAAAAACAAATGGATATTACCTTGTAATTTCGGGCATGAATTTCCTCGTTAAGCAGGTTTTTCAATACATACAACATCGTAATAAACATCTGATCAGGATCTTGTTCACTGTGGTCAGGTTCAGCATGAAAGGTAGGATAGGAACCTTTCATCGAACCGATGACCTTTCCGCCTAAATCAAATGCCATTACACGCACAGCATTTGTACCTATCTCAACCGTAATAACACATTCCTTGTTGTTCATTTGTTTTGTTGATTATTTGAATAGTTCCTTTTCCTGAACTCACCCGGGGTATGGCCGGTAAGTTTTTTAAATGTTGTTGAAAAGTGTTGTGATGAATAAAAACCTGTGTCCAGTGCGATGTCGGTAAAATTTACTGTTGGTCGTTTCAGTAATCGTATAGCCTCAGATATCCTTATGTTGATCAGGTAATGAAGTGGTGTGAACCCTGTATAACGCTTAACTCTTTCTGTAAAGGCTGTTGTGCCTAACCCTACCAAAGCTGCCATTTCCTCCACCGTCCATTGACGGGCCAGGTTCTGACGCAAGGCTTGCTCAAGTTTCAGAAAAGTTTGAGGGAAATCCCTGCGCGAACCTGATTGACGGGTAGATTGCCTCGCGATGATAATCAGTAAAGAATCCAACAGATGGTTTACCCGTGTAACATAACCAATTTCCTGGCCAAAAATCTCAGACCGTATCTCCTGCAGTAAATCGCCTACCTCTTTTATTTTTAGCACGGGTAGATTGTTCAGCAGTAAGATTTTTCCAATAGTATGCTTTTCAGCATCAGAAAGGTGGCTCCATCTTCCGATAGCCATTCTTCCATCCGGGGATTTTTTTTCCACCATTAATTCCAGAAAAAAATAGGTGCCTATATCCTGATGGCCTTTGGCACCCCCCACTTCTTGTCCGGGAAGTACTACCGCTACATCGCCCGGAAAAAGTGAGTAGTACTCCTGGTCAATTGTCCATTCAAATCTTCCTTCTACAATAAAATATAAATTCAGCGTGGTAGTTTTTTCAGGAATAAATGATTCTAACTGAATGGTATTGTTTTTTCGGAGGCAAAACTCTCTTACATGTGGAAACAAATCCAGTACATCTGACGTACCTTGACGAAGTATAAACTGGTTTTGTTGCATGTGTAAATGTTACTGCATACTGGTTGATTGCACTGTTAATCAACAAACAATAAGGGCGCAAACCTGTACAGGTTATTTCGCCATACCGGCCAGGTGTGCCCTCCGGGATATTCATTGTAAGTATACCTGATATTCATCTCATCAAATTTTGATAACATAGCCTTGCAATTGTTATAGGCTATATCTTCTTTTCCACCCATGGCAATCCAAAATTGTTCCAGGTTAGTATTGATGGCTGAGGCATTTTCCTTCATGAAAGCATACTGGGGATCAGACAATGTAGGGTTATTTGCAAACCATCCCGAACTAAAAACACCTAGATATGAAAACATTTGATTGTTCTGTACACCGGCATGCAGGGTTTGTAAGCCACCCATAGACAAGCCGGCCAGGGCGCGGCTTTTAGGATCTGATTTGGCACGATAATTCTTTTCAACAAAAGGAATAACCACTTGCTTCAATTCATTTTCAAAAAGCTGCAAGGTACGTTCACCAAAATTTGCTATTCCACCACCACCTACATTGCCATCCATCATCACCACTAACATTGGTTTTGCCTTTTGTTCGGCAATCAGATTATCGAGGATTAAATCCGTTTTACCCTGTGTTGACCAACCCCGCTCATCTTCACCACCGCCATGCAGTAAATACAGGACAGGGTATTTTGTATTAGCATCATCATCATAACCGGGCGGTGTGTAAATGTAAAATCGCTTCCAGGCATTGAACACGGTTGAATAATACCTTCTCATTCTTACTTCACCATGCGGCACATCTTTCACTGCATAAAATGCCCCATTTTTCGAAGGGATTTCGATACCGGAAGCCATCCTTCCCATTCCGTAAAATGTTTCGCTGGCCGGATCAGCCAATGCTACACCTTCAATCAATAATGAATAGTAATGAAATCCTTCGCTGATGGTATCGGTAGTTACTGTCCAGAATCCTTCAGCATCTTTTACCATATCATATTTCTTTCCAAGATCAACTTGCACCGTCTGCGCATCGGGTGCTTTGATCTTGAACATCACCCGATTGTCGGGTAAAATCTGTGGGTACCGTGCTGACCGTACATTAGAAGATGCCGGCATACCCAACACGGTGAACGAAGGAAATACAGAAGGATCCACAGGCTTGAATAGAAATTGTGAAAACAGATAAAGGTCATTTTTCCATACTTTAAAGTCATGACCACCCGGCTCAACATAAAAAATATGAGGAACATCTTTCGCATACAGGTAATCATGTGTACGGCTGCTAAAGGAAATCAATCCATCCGCATCACCACACGAAATCCACAGCAATTTTAATTTTGGCTTCGCCTCTGCGGGGTTGGGAACGAGCTCTTCAGGTAACTTTGTATTTGGGGCAGATGAGAAACCACCAACCCAGGCAAACTTATCAAGGTTACCTAAACCAAAATTTAGCGACTGTCCCCCACCCATCGACAAGCCAGCGATGGCACGATGTTCCCGATCTTTATGGACCGGATAATTTTTTTCAATAAAGGGAATCAGATCATTGAGCAGGTCCTTCTCGAAAGTCGCAAAGGCCTGTACCCGCTCAGGCTCAAACACATTCCCTCCAGCACGATCATCCTTCATAGCCCTGCCATTAGGCAACACCACAATCATAGGCTCCAGTTTTTTGTCAGCATAAAGATTGTCGAAGATCACCTGCGGCTGGCCATGCTTCAACCATTCCTTCTCATCTCCACCAATACCATGCAACAGATAAAGAACCGGGTATTTTTTCTTCTTTGAATATCCGGGTGGTGTGTACATCAAAGCTTTTCGATTTACACCAACTGTTTTAGACGGATAAGAAACGGTATCAATCTTACCGTGAGGAACATCAGCCCTGAAAATATCAAAACCCTCCGGAGCTTGTTTTGCTACCTGGGCACAAAGCGGAGACCAACACATTAGAAGCAGTAGGAGAAAAATTATTCCTTTCATACACACGGGTTTAAGTACATTGATCGGACAAGAAACACTTATTAAAATATCTATTTTTTCATGCTATAATTTCCAATTAGGCTTTAATCATTGACCACTGCCACAAAACCATCATTTCCTTTTAACACAATATTCAGTTCTCCTGTAGCAGACAGGTTCACGAATGTTTCTGCAAATGATGGTTCGTCACTACTATTGCTTCCGTTTGCTATTAGTCGTGCGGTTCTGTTCTTGAGAAAAGACAAATCAAGTGTGAGTGACTTCTCTGTATTTTCTCCGTTAATTCCGGCTACATACCAGCTATCTCCCGCCTTTCTGGCAACCACAAATAACTTTCCCGGATAACCGTCAACAAATTTTACATCCTCCCAGTAGTCGGGTAGTTCTCTCAAAAAGTCTTTGACGTTATCTGGAACATGCGCCATTCCTTCAGGACTTTCAGCATAATGCTGTATTCCCGATAGGAAGATTACTGAAGTAGCCAATTCAAAAGCCGCAGTAGTTATACGCCTTATACGGGGAATTTCATACAGGTTCATCGGTGTAAAATCCATCGGATCAAAAGCATTCCTGACAAGCGCTGACATTACAGAATGTTCAGGGGCTTTATCCGCAGAATTTTGTCCAAACGTTATCATTTCATAGCCAAACACCGCTTCAACCGTCATCAAGTTGGGATAGGTACGGTGCAGGCCTCTGGGTAATGTGGCCCCGTGAAAATTTACGAGCAGATGATTCGCGGCAGCATCTTCGAGGATATCCTGATAATAGTTGATCATAGATTGTCCATCGCCTGAGAAGAAGTCTATCTTAACTCCCTTGATACCCATTTCGCGTAAACGACCAAATTCGTTCATCCGGTCTTCATGCGTGAGCAATTTATCCTTGGGCGTAAACTTAACTGTGTTCCAGTCACCAGCGGAATTATACCAAAGCAGTAACCCAACATTTTTACTTTTGGCATATTCGGCAAGTATCCTCACTGAATCGTAGCCCATTAACTTATCCCACGTTGCATCCAGCAGACAATATTGCCAGTTCATATCAGCTGCGAAGTCAACATATTTTTTTTGAACTTTAAATACCGTTGAATCGTCTTTCTTCAATATCCAACTCCATGATGCCTTTCCGGGCTTTATAAAATCTGTATCCATCTTTAAAGCGGGCAAAGCCAGATCGGTGCCCAGCGTTGATTCTGCTATTGTTTTCAAATCTCCGATTACGATAATTCTCCAGGGCATTTTCCACGGAAGTGTTGATTCAGGATTCAACGCACCATTGGTAAACACTTCGGGCGCTTGTGGAAAATTAATCTTGTATTCATGATCAGGTGAATATTGTTGAAGCGCTGTGCCGCAATAAGTTCGGTCTAACGCAGCTTCCGTAATCAGCATCCACGTGTTATTGTATTTAAACAAAGCAGGATACACCCAGCCATTTTTTGTGGTAGATGGTGTGCCTGTTTCTATCTCCATCATATAATGTGCTTCATAGGATGGATTGGTATGCTCCCACCCGGTTTGTGCTTCGGCTTTTGGTTGAAGCCAGGCTCTTGTTCCTTCAAAGAAACGAAAGCTTGTTTCTTCAGAAATAATTTTTCGTACATCTGACGATGTCTCAGGAAATTCATAACGAAACGCAACACCATCATCGAATACCCGAAAAGTGATGTTCATTTTCTTTCCGGATGACGATTTTGTTTCAATGATTCTTTCGGTGGCCGTGTATGTGATGCTTTTCTTCTTGGCGGTAAGCATGCTGTAACTGTCGCTCACCACCACGGGTGAAGAAGCCTTTGTTACTGTCAGATTTGTTGAAAAATCTTCGTCATCTCGAATCAGACCCAACTTCGATTCCCGCAAACCCGATTCACCTTTATACACAATACTGTAAACCAGTTTTTCAGAATCGACAGTAACCACAATATTTTTGTCTGGACTGGTAATTGTCAAGTGTTCATCCACTTTCCGGTTACATGCAAACACAACCATTGCCAAAAGAATGAGCACCAGTTTGTATTCCCTTAAAAGTGTACTGATTGCTTTCATCACTTCATTTGGTTTGATCTTCGGTCTTCAATCCGGAAGTAGTCAAAATCAACAAATCCTCCCACTTCTTTGGCTGCATAGTTGAACAATCCAAAACGGTAGCCCATAAAATGCGGTAAGGTGTAGGACATTTTAAGTTGTTGGCCGATGTGCTTCCATGATTTCCCGTCAAGACTATAAAAGAACTCTGCTGTGTCGGCTTTATCGTTGAAATTGCATTCAGCTTTCAGGTAAATTATATTCTGCGAAAGCGGAACGCGTTCCATCTCCACCGGTTTTTCCGATTCGGCACTGATCATCACGATAGATTTCAAACCGTTCTCGAACCTGACACCTACTTGGCCATATCTTTTTTGGAACAGTGTCAAGCCTGCAAAATCTCCGTCTTTCATTTTAGATACATCAACACGAGTATATGCTGTGCACT is part of the Cyclobacteriaceae bacterium genome and harbors:
- a CDS encoding helix-turn-helix transcriptional regulator, with the translated sequence MQQNQFILRQGTSDVLDLFPHVREFCLRKNNTIQLESFIPEKTTTLNLYFIVEGRFEWTIDQEYYSLFPGDVAVVLPGQEVGGAKGHQDIGTYFFLELMVEKKSPDGRMAIGRWSHLSDAEKHTIGKILLLNNLPVLKIKEVGDLLQEIRSEIFGQEIGYVTRVNHLLDSLLIIIARQSTRQSGSRRDFPQTFLKLEQALRQNLARQWTVEEMAALVGLGTTAFTERVKRYTGFTPLHYLINIRISEAIRLLKRPTVNFTDIALDTGFYSSQHFSTTFKKLTGHTPGEFRKRNYSNNQQNK
- a CDS encoding esterase, translated to MKGIIFLLLLLMCWSPLCAQVAKQAPEGFDIFRADVPHGKIDTVSYPSKTVGVNRKALMYTPPGYSKKKKYPVLYLLHGIGGDEKEWLKHGQPQVIFDNLYADKKLEPMIVVLPNGRAMKDDRAGGNVFEPERVQAFATFEKDLLNDLIPFIEKNYPVHKDREHRAIAGLSMGGGQSLNFGLGNLDKFAWVGGFSSAPNTKLPEELVPNPAEAKPKLKLLWISCGDADGLISFSSRTHDYLYAKDVPHIFYVEPGGHDFKVWKNDLYLFSQFLFKPVDPSVFPSFTVLGMPASSNVRSARYPQILPDNRVMFKIKAPDAQTVQVDLGKKYDMVKDAEGFWTVTTDTISEGFHYYSLLIEGVALADPASETFYGMGRMASGIEIPSKNGAFYAVKDVPHGEVRMRRYYSTVFNAWKRFYIYTPPGYDDDANTKYPVLYLLHGGGEDERGWSTQGKTDLILDNLIAEQKAKPMLVVMMDGNVGGGGIANFGERTLQLFENELKQVVIPFVEKNYRAKSDPKSRALAGLSMGGLQTLHAGVQNNQMFSYLGVFSSGWFANNPTLSDPQYAFMKENASAINTNLEQFWIAMGGKEDIAYNNCKAMLSKFDEMNIRYTYNEYPGGHTWPVWRNNLYRFAPLLFVD
- a CDS encoding glycoside hydrolase family 97 catalytic domain-containing protein, with amino-acid sequence MKAISTLLREYKLVLILLAMVVFACNRKVDEHLTITSPDKNIVVTVDSEKLVYSIVYKGESGLRESKLGLIRDDEDFSTNLTVTKASSPVVVSDSYSMLTAKKKSITYTATERIIETKSSSGKKMNITFRVFDDGVAFRYEFPETSSDVRKIISEETSFRFFEGTRAWLQPKAEAQTGWEHTNPSYEAHYMMEIETGTPSTTKNGWVYPALFKYNNTWMLITEAALDRTYCGTALQQYSPDHEYKINFPQAPEVFTNGALNPESTLPWKMPWRIIVIGDLKTIAESTLGTDLALPALKMDTDFIKPGKASWSWILKKDDSTVFKVQKKYVDFAADMNWQYCLLDATWDKLMGYDSVRILAEYAKSKNVGLLLWYNSAGDWNTVKFTPKDKLLTHEDRMNEFGRLREMGIKGVKIDFFSGDGQSMINYYQDILEDAAANHLLVNFHGATLPRGLHRTYPNLMTVEAVFGYEMITFGQNSADKAPEHSVMSALVRNAFDPMDFTPMNLYEIPRIRRITTAAFELATSVIFLSGIQHYAESPEGMAHVPDNVKDFLRELPDYWEDVKFVDGYPGKLFVVARKAGDSWYVAGINGENTEKSLTLDLSFLKNRTARLIANGSNSSDEPSFAETFVNLSATGELNIVLKGNDGFVAVVND